In Cheilinus undulatus linkage group 14, ASM1832078v1, whole genome shotgun sequence, a genomic segment contains:
- the tmem18 gene encoding transmembrane protein 18, protein MTDQKAQNISSIPIDGFSNLRITSIWTFLMSVQWSEPWLIGLLVFHVVCLFLTVVTCRYYRAQICHFVLMAGLVYSAEYLNEFAAMNWRSFSKFQYFDSKGMFISLVYSIPLLLNTVIIVMVWIYRTFSTMTELKTLQLKRKASREKREKND, encoded by the exons ATGACGGACCAGAAAGCTCAGAACATTAGCTCTATCCCCATCGATGGGTTCAGCAACTTAAGAATTACATCGATATGGACGTTTCTCATGTCT GTGCAGTGGTCGGAGCCTTGGCTCATCGGGTTGTTGGTGTTTCATGTTGTGTGTTTGTTCCTGACAGTGGTGACGTGCAGATACTACAGAGCTCAGATATGCCACTTTGTCCTCATGG CTGGCCTTGTGTATAGCGCCGAATATCTGAATGAGTTTGCAGCCATGAACTGGAG GTCTTTCTCCAAGTTCCAGTACTTTGACTCAAAGGGCATGTTCATATCTTTGGTCTACTCCATTCCTCTTCTTCTAAACACGGTCATTATTGTG ATGGTGTGGATTTACAGGACCTTTTCAACTATGACTGAACTCAAGACACTTCAGCTGAAGCGAAAGGCgagcagagaaaagagagagaagaatgACTGA
- the LOC121521038 gene encoding uncharacterized protein C1orf115-like isoform X1 has translation MKPKSLPSRLFDMNSAAAETLNVRATKYQRHVDCVDHGDSQPVEEERTRHEKCHREIHFAFLPERYEVLVDDEALAKQKEEKKKRKKEKYKKVRKNVGKAVRATWKCLMLGLYNFALGYSTPITVAATFVPDFHPGRNSN, from the exons ATGAAGCCCAAATCTCTTCCGTCGAGGTTGTTTGACATGAATTCAGCAGCGGCGGAGACTCTGAACGTAAGAGCGACGAAATATCAGCGCCATGTGGACTGTGTTGATCACGGTGACAGCCAGCCTGTGGAAGAGGAGCGAACACGACATGAGAAATGCCACAGAGAAATTCACTTTGCTTTTCTGCCGGAGAGGTACGAGGTGCTGGTGGATGACGAGGCGCTAGCCAagcaaaaagaagagaagaagaaaaggaagaaagagaagTACAAAAAAGTGAGGAAG aaTGTTGGAAAGGCAGTGCGTGCCACCTGGAAGTGTCTGATGCTCGGTTTGTACAATTTTGCTCTTGGTTACTCCACTCCAATCACGGTGGCTGCTACGTTTGTCCCCGACTTTCACCCGGGCAGGAACTCAAATTGA
- the LOC121521038 gene encoding uncharacterized protein LOC121521038 isoform X2, whose amino-acid sequence MKPKSLPSRLFDMNSAAAETLNVRATKYQRHVDCVDHGDSQPVEEERTRHEKCHREIHFAFLPERYEVLVDDEALAKQKEEKKKRKKEKYKKVRKHFGMLERQCVPPGSV is encoded by the exons ATGAAGCCCAAATCTCTTCCGTCGAGGTTGTTTGACATGAATTCAGCAGCGGCGGAGACTCTGAACGTAAGAGCGACGAAATATCAGCGCCATGTGGACTGTGTTGATCACGGTGACAGCCAGCCTGTGGAAGAGGAGCGAACACGACATGAGAAATGCCACAGAGAAATTCACTTTGCTTTTCTGCCGGAGAGGTACGAGGTGCTGGTGGATGACGAGGCGCTAGCCAagcaaaaagaagagaagaagaaaaggaagaaagagaagTACAAAAAAGTGAGGAAG CACTTTGG aaTGTTGGAAAGGCAGTGCGTGCCACCTGGAAGTGTCTGA